One part of the Anaeromyxobacter sp. Fw109-5 genome encodes these proteins:
- a CDS encoding cytochrome c3 family protein, producing MEAARHVFRVLFLLLVVVVVFAIGRTFLVPPSYGAYGPYRFDNVAEQAAIRLPQHGGAASCGACHAERLKVSSAGAHRAVGCEVCHAPVALHVRDGAKAADMPIDRSFTLCARCHRRIEGRPTAFPQIVLAQHQGGVEGTACIDCHDPHSPKL from the coding sequence ATGGAAGCCGCCCGACACGTGTTCCGCGTCCTGTTCCTGCTCCTCGTGGTGGTCGTGGTCTTCGCGATCGGGCGAACCTTCCTCGTGCCCCCCTCGTACGGCGCCTACGGCCCGTACCGGTTCGACAACGTCGCCGAGCAGGCGGCGATCCGGCTCCCCCAGCACGGCGGCGCCGCGTCGTGCGGGGCGTGCCACGCCGAGCGGCTGAAGGTCTCCTCTGCGGGCGCCCACCGCGCGGTCGGCTGCGAGGTGTGCCACGCGCCGGTCGCGCTGCACGTCCGCGACGGCGCGAAGGCCGCGGACATGCCGATCGATCGCTCGTTCACGCTCTGTGCACGGTGTCACCGCCGCATCGAAGGGCGCCCCACCGCGTTCCCCCAGATCGTGCTGGCGCAGCACCAGGGCGGGGTGGAGGGGACGGCCTGCATCGACTGTCACGACCCGCACTCCCCGAAGCTCTAG
- a CDS encoding Hsp20/alpha crystallin family protein yields MASENRPGAEGTEKQQKKGEAQQGAEKRAGQPSGAMAERKGAGATEERRGGGGLTRRERHLPMLRSGDVWAMSPFSLMRRMMSDFDRMSEEMGFGGLTRGGEELPGEALARGGPWSPQVDVFEREGNLVVRADLPGLKKEDLRVEMSEDALVIEGERRREQTEEGAGFYRAERSYGSFRRAIPLPEGVSAEQVDARFENGVLEISMPLPKERAHGKRIEIREGGETKSVH; encoded by the coding sequence ATGGCGAGCGAGAACCGACCGGGTGCAGAGGGGACCGAGAAGCAGCAGAAGAAGGGGGAGGCGCAGCAGGGGGCGGAGAAGCGGGCGGGCCAGCCCAGCGGCGCCATGGCGGAGCGGAAGGGCGCCGGGGCCACGGAGGAGCGACGGGGAGGAGGCGGCCTCACCCGCCGCGAACGGCACCTGCCCATGCTGCGGAGCGGGGACGTCTGGGCCATGAGCCCCTTCTCACTCATGCGCCGGATGATGAGCGACTTCGATCGCATGTCCGAGGAGATGGGCTTCGGGGGCCTCACGCGCGGCGGAGAGGAGCTGCCCGGCGAGGCGCTCGCGCGCGGCGGGCCGTGGTCGCCGCAGGTGGACGTGTTCGAGCGCGAGGGCAACCTCGTCGTGCGGGCCGACCTGCCCGGCCTGAAGAAGGAGGACCTCCGGGTGGAGATGAGCGAGGACGCGCTCGTCATCGAGGGCGAGCGCCGGCGCGAGCAGACGGAAGAGGGGGCGGGCTTCTACCGCGCGGAGCGGAGCTACGGCTCGTTCCGCCGCGCCATCCCGCTGCCCGAGGGCGTGAGCGCGGAGCAGGTCGACGCCCGCTTCGAGAACGGCGTGCTCGAGATCTCGATGCCGCTGCCCAAGGAGCGCGCCCACGGCAAGCGGATCGAGATCCGCGAAGGGGGCGAGACGAAGAGCGTCCACTGA
- a CDS encoding DUF3943 domain-containing protein, producing MPTLSIAQLAQSSRVAVALFALVALAPARARAAPPVKCACVVAPESAALVAARADPAGGPPALIGCGEDARGEESDVDPPCLPGVPVSRASGVPGVEGRPARRGPLPEGHLVPIIESSVVTLVMLGWNATIGEAEWARINADTIGRNLQSAWVLDDDAFWINQVGHPYQGIFPYGAARSAGVGFWASTPYPFVTSAVWELVGETTPPSVNDQITTSVAGVVLGEALHRATGMILAGPRSPWRQAAAMIVAPMEAINRELVGTEPHAPSPPSRVEFRAGALVFDPKRGAPGTEGIVPEIGVRLSYGLPGDPGFRFERPFDRFELESTFSMEKNPLATLFARGVVAGTTLEGERVRGLAGLSLEFDFSAVRRYSVSTSAVGLGAEGRWEVSPRVAVEGAATASAVLLGAAGYLVPRASEAPGEELRSYRMGPGGQAHLDLEVHALERLAARLTARHYLVVGAGSLHGLERVSSLRGGLQVRIAGPHALGVEGVLSHHSGEAGDGAPARSETGTEVRAYYALRARAR from the coding sequence ATGCCGACCCTCTCGATCGCGCAGCTCGCCCAGTCATCCCGTGTCGCGGTCGCGCTCTTCGCGCTCGTCGCGCTGGCGCCAGCGCGGGCACGCGCGGCCCCACCGGTGAAGTGCGCGTGCGTCGTCGCGCCCGAGAGCGCCGCGCTCGTGGCGGCCCGGGCGGATCCGGCCGGGGGCCCTCCGGCGCTCATCGGTTGCGGGGAGGACGCGCGGGGGGAGGAGAGCGACGTGGATCCCCCCTGCCTGCCGGGTGTCCCCGTGAGCCGGGCGTCCGGCGTCCCCGGCGTCGAGGGACGCCCGGCGCGCCGGGGCCCGCTGCCGGAGGGCCACCTCGTTCCCATCATCGAGTCGAGCGTGGTCACGCTCGTGATGCTGGGCTGGAACGCGACGATCGGTGAAGCGGAATGGGCCCGCATCAACGCCGACACGATCGGGCGGAATCTCCAGAGCGCGTGGGTGCTCGACGACGACGCTTTCTGGATCAACCAGGTCGGCCACCCGTATCAGGGCATCTTCCCGTACGGCGCGGCGCGCTCCGCCGGGGTGGGGTTCTGGGCTTCCACGCCCTATCCGTTCGTCACGAGCGCGGTGTGGGAGCTCGTCGGCGAGACGACGCCGCCTTCGGTGAACGATCAGATCACGACCTCGGTCGCCGGCGTCGTCCTCGGCGAGGCGCTCCACCGCGCCACCGGGATGATCCTCGCCGGCCCGCGCAGCCCCTGGCGCCAGGCGGCCGCGATGATCGTCGCGCCGATGGAGGCGATCAACCGCGAGCTCGTCGGGACCGAGCCGCACGCGCCGTCCCCTCCCTCCCGCGTCGAGTTTCGCGCGGGCGCCCTCGTGTTCGACCCGAAGCGCGGAGCGCCCGGCACGGAGGGGATCGTCCCGGAGATCGGCGTTCGGCTCAGCTACGGCCTGCCGGGCGATCCAGGCTTCCGCTTCGAGCGGCCGTTCGATCGCTTCGAGCTCGAGTCGACCTTCTCGATGGAGAAGAACCCGCTCGCGACCTTGTTCGCGCGCGGGGTGGTGGCGGGCACGACGCTCGAGGGAGAGCGGGTGCGGGGGCTCGCGGGTCTATCGCTGGAGTTCGACTTCTCCGCGGTGCGCCGCTACAGCGTCTCGACGAGCGCCGTCGGTCTCGGCGCCGAGGGCCGGTGGGAGGTGTCGCCGCGCGTGGCGGTCGAGGGCGCCGCGACCGCCTCGGCGGTGCTGCTCGGCGCGGCGGGCTACCTCGTCCCGCGCGCGAGCGAGGCTCCGGGCGAGGAGCTGCGCAGCTATCGGATGGGCCCGGGCGGCCAGGCGCACCTCGACCTGGAGGTGCACGCGCTCGAGCGGCTCGCCGCCCGCCTCACGGCGCGGCACTACCTCGTGGTCGGCGCCGGTTCGCTGCACGGGCTGGAGCGGGTCTCGAGCCTGCGCGGCGGGCTCCAGGTCCGCATCGCGGGCCCGCACGCCCTCGGCGTCGAGGGCGTCCTCTCCCACCACTCCGGCGAGGCAGGGGACGGCGCGCCGGCCCGGTCGGAGACGGGCACGGAGGTCCGCGCCTACTACGCGCTCCGCGCCCGAGCGCGTTGA
- a CDS encoding PhnD/SsuA/transferrin family substrate-binding protein, giving the protein MRAVLLATLFAFSAAAAAPPGRVTLVACAPGYPGTTAEAQPRMDALAAAVARGAGLGEGAVSAVYTPREQEGVAWLAEPDAAVALVPLPFLVAHGEALRLVPRMQVEAAGGGATEVWALVARKGRVGSSERLAGFALHSTAGYAPAFVRGALAGWGTLPRSVRIVHSPAVLSALRKAAAGEDVAVLLDGAQSAALPTLPFAGDLEVIARSEPLPASFVATVERRLPAARWRALERSLASLEARPEGAAALAALRIARFVPVDPGAVAAVRRLSAGGRAR; this is encoded by the coding sequence GTGCGCGCCGTCCTCCTGGCGACCCTCTTCGCTTTCAGTGCGGCTGCCGCGGCCCCGCCGGGACGCGTCACGCTGGTCGCGTGCGCGCCCGGCTACCCGGGCACCACCGCGGAGGCGCAGCCCCGGATGGACGCGCTCGCCGCAGCCGTCGCGCGCGGCGCAGGGCTGGGCGAGGGCGCCGTTTCGGCGGTGTACACCCCGCGCGAGCAGGAAGGAGTCGCCTGGCTCGCCGAGCCCGACGCCGCCGTCGCGCTCGTGCCGTTGCCCTTCCTGGTCGCGCACGGGGAGGCCCTGCGGCTCGTCCCGCGCATGCAGGTCGAGGCGGCCGGCGGAGGGGCGACGGAGGTCTGGGCGCTCGTGGCGCGGAAGGGCCGCGTCGGCTCGTCCGAGCGGCTCGCCGGGTTCGCGCTCCACTCGACGGCGGGGTACGCGCCGGCGTTCGTGCGCGGCGCGCTCGCGGGGTGGGGCACGCTCCCGCGAAGCGTGCGCATCGTGCACTCCCCGGCCGTGCTCTCCGCGCTGCGCAAGGCGGCCGCCGGGGAGGACGTGGCGGTGCTCCTCGACGGCGCGCAGTCGGCGGCCCTCCCGACGCTGCCGTTCGCGGGCGACCTCGAGGTGATCGCGCGCTCCGAGCCCTTGCCGGCGTCCTTCGTCGCGACGGTCGAGCGGCGCCTCCCGGCCGCGCGCTGGCGGGCGCTGGAGCGGTCCCTCGCGTCGCTCGAGGCGAGGCCGGAGGGCGCGGCGGCGCTCGCGGCGCTGCGGATCGCCCGCTTCGTCCCCGTCGACCCGGGCGCGGTCGCCGCCGTCCGCCGCCTCTCCGCCGGCGGGCGCGCGCGGTGA
- a CDS encoding alpha/beta family hydrolase, with protein MTRPLILLAPGAGGPSTSPWMERWAARLGELGHVERLDYPYAKAGRRTPDRLPVLVAAHRAALAEARARRGGVPVVLAGKSMGSRVGCHVALEERVDALVCLGYPLRGQRGALRSEVLLALRTPILFVQGARDPLCPLDAIEDVRARMTAPSALHVVPGGNHSLEVGSRELRARGETQDDVERRALQAIADFLRGAAGAGAGRR; from the coding sequence GTGACCCGTCCGCTGATCCTGCTCGCTCCGGGCGCCGGGGGGCCCTCTACCTCTCCGTGGATGGAGCGCTGGGCGGCGCGGCTGGGCGAGCTCGGCCACGTGGAGCGGCTCGACTACCCTTACGCGAAGGCCGGACGGCGTACCCCGGATCGCCTGCCCGTGCTGGTCGCGGCGCACCGGGCCGCGCTCGCCGAGGCCCGCGCGCGTCGAGGCGGCGTCCCGGTGGTGCTCGCAGGCAAGTCCATGGGCTCGCGCGTGGGCTGCCACGTCGCGCTCGAGGAGCGCGTGGACGCGCTCGTGTGCCTCGGGTACCCGCTCCGGGGTCAGCGCGGCGCGCTGCGGAGCGAGGTGCTGCTCGCGCTGCGGACCCCGATCCTGTTCGTACAGGGCGCGCGCGATCCGCTCTGCCCGCTCGACGCGATCGAGGACGTTCGCGCTCGAATGACCGCGCCCTCCGCGCTCCACGTGGTGCCCGGAGGCAACCACTCGCTCGAGGTCGGCTCGCGCGAGCTCCGCGCGCGGGGCGAGACCCAGGACGACGTGGAGCGGCGGGCGCTCCAGGCGATCGCGGACTTCCTGCGCGGCGCGGCGGGCGCCGGCGCGGGACGGCGCTGA
- a CDS encoding 4Fe-4S dicluster domain-containing protein: MDETRSDAPAATAPEQPGEPVGRREFLANALRLGGGVLVFLAGAPSGEALASGYDWTQHRWAYLIDTEKCIGCGSCVRACKAENGVPDGFFRTWVERYVVSPEASHVDSPNGGLDGFRPVQTPFTPTKSFFVPKMCNHCKETPCVQVCPVGASYRTQDGLVLVDGDRCIGCGYCVQACPYGSRFLSPETHTAEKCTWCYHRVTKGMKPACVEVCPTGTRQLGDMRREDDPVRLAVARGRVSVLQPHLLTEPQCFYLGLDKEVR, encoded by the coding sequence ATGGACGAGACCCGCAGCGACGCCCCTGCCGCGACCGCGCCGGAGCAGCCCGGGGAGCCGGTCGGCCGCCGGGAGTTCCTCGCGAACGCGCTCCGCCTCGGGGGCGGCGTGCTCGTGTTCCTGGCCGGGGCGCCCTCCGGCGAGGCGCTCGCGAGCGGCTACGACTGGACGCAGCACCGGTGGGCCTACCTCATCGACACCGAGAAGTGCATCGGCTGCGGCTCCTGCGTCCGCGCCTGCAAGGCGGAGAACGGCGTGCCGGACGGCTTCTTCCGAACCTGGGTGGAGCGCTACGTCGTCTCGCCGGAGGCGTCGCACGTGGACTCGCCGAACGGCGGGCTCGACGGCTTCCGTCCCGTCCAGACCCCGTTCACGCCGACGAAGTCGTTCTTCGTCCCGAAGATGTGCAACCACTGCAAGGAGACGCCCTGCGTGCAGGTCTGCCCCGTCGGCGCCTCGTACCGCACGCAGGACGGCCTGGTGCTCGTGGACGGCGACCGGTGCATCGGGTGCGGCTACTGCGTGCAGGCGTGCCCGTACGGCAGCCGGTTCCTCTCGCCGGAGACGCACACCGCCGAGAAGTGCACCTGGTGCTACCACCGCGTCACGAAGGGAATGAAGCCCGCCTGCGTCGAGGTCTGCCCGACCGGCACGCGCCAGCTCGGGGACATGCGCCGCGAGGACGACCCGGTCCGGCTGGCGGTCGCGCGGGGCCGGGTGAGCGTGCTGCAGCCGCACCTGCTCACGGAGCCGCAGTGCTTCTACCTCGGCCTCGACAAGGAGGTGCGGTGA
- a CDS encoding RND family transporter, with translation MSRSRLERVFGTVVALRGPILVLYALLVPAAAWLAAGIPSEGAIDRLVVPSDPDFVATRELQRIFPERPLVVLLLEAEDPYRPRVLAQASAIEAALRALPGVTPVSILDAYARARGGAPPLEDPATAKALRRFATGTDFFRRQGLVGEGFLGVVVTFEATTPPARDAALAAIDRAVEGARGDAIARVRRVGGPYLESWIERESRDASRRHFPVFGLLVVAVALFLYRSWRALLAILLTLAAAVALAAGAGRLLGFSFTVVSAIVPLTVMVTTLASLVYLHSRFVDQPEGVPVEAHQLAALAGKFLPVTASSAAAVAGFAALAVSRIRPIREMGLWTAAGLAIAWVVALTLFPALQRALRTPTRRSVEIRARLYERVAGALPAFTWRWRRPLVAAALGLAAAGLVALVGVPGRVAPMEVGLDVLRYVDPSLPIHEDMLFFRRHVSGLNVARLWVRTPPGAITDPEVLRALDAFTTRVEAIPGVSSVVGPTSLLRLRRYAAGEPEALPRDPAAFAEAVADLEQLLLSEPELRAFVDVGTLANAQLTVVFERGDGPGVAALARAAREAWDRTAAEAPALRGAELRVAGESILAGKVGASLVPTLTESFAITAALVFAAFLLVFRSASARLLAMIPSLFAILVTFLAMRLAGGSLDVATILVATTVLGTTENDQIHFFHHLHEGEGSGGLDGALRHTLRVSGRAIVFATFINAAGFLALALSGFPPLRQFGVVTAGAFLLAMIADFTALPAALWIARGEAPATAPPPGRGASPRRYGWRA, from the coding sequence ATGTCCCGGTCGCGGCTCGAGCGCGTCTTCGGCACCGTCGTGGCGCTCCGCGGTCCGATCCTCGTGCTCTATGCGCTGCTCGTCCCCGCCGCGGCCTGGCTGGCGGCGGGCATCCCCTCGGAGGGCGCCATCGATCGGCTGGTCGTGCCGAGCGACCCGGACTTCGTCGCCACGCGCGAGCTCCAGCGCATCTTCCCGGAGCGTCCCCTCGTCGTGCTGCTGCTCGAGGCGGAGGACCCGTATCGTCCCCGCGTGCTCGCGCAGGCGTCCGCGATCGAGGCGGCGCTGCGCGCGCTCCCGGGCGTCACCCCCGTCTCGATCCTGGACGCCTACGCCCGGGCGCGCGGCGGGGCGCCGCCGCTCGAGGATCCGGCCACCGCGAAGGCGCTGCGCCGCTTCGCGACGGGGACGGACTTCTTCCGCCGCCAGGGCCTCGTGGGCGAGGGCTTCCTCGGAGTGGTGGTGACGTTCGAGGCGACCACGCCTCCGGCCCGCGACGCCGCCCTCGCCGCCATCGACCGGGCGGTCGAGGGCGCGCGCGGCGACGCGATCGCGCGCGTGCGCCGGGTGGGCGGCCCGTACCTCGAGTCATGGATCGAGCGCGAGTCGCGCGACGCCTCGCGGCGCCACTTCCCGGTCTTCGGGCTGCTGGTCGTCGCCGTCGCGCTCTTCCTCTACCGGTCGTGGCGCGCGCTGCTCGCGATCCTGCTCACCCTCGCCGCGGCGGTGGCGCTCGCGGCGGGCGCCGGGAGGCTGCTCGGCTTCTCGTTCACGGTCGTGTCGGCGATCGTCCCGCTCACGGTGATGGTCACGACGCTCGCGTCGCTCGTGTACCTCCACTCCCGCTTCGTGGACCAGCCCGAGGGCGTTCCGGTCGAGGCGCACCAGCTCGCCGCGCTGGCCGGGAAGTTCCTGCCGGTGACGGCCTCGAGCGCCGCCGCCGTCGCCGGCTTCGCCGCGCTCGCGGTCTCCCGCATCCGCCCCATCCGCGAGATGGGGCTGTGGACGGCGGCGGGGCTCGCGATCGCCTGGGTGGTCGCCTTGACGCTCTTCCCGGCCCTGCAGCGCGCGCTGCGCACGCCCACGCGCCGGTCCGTCGAGATCCGCGCCCGGCTCTACGAGCGGGTGGCCGGCGCGCTCCCCGCGTTCACCTGGCGCTGGCGGCGGCCGCTCGTCGCGGCGGCGCTCGGCCTCGCCGCGGCGGGCCTCGTCGCGCTCGTCGGGGTGCCCGGGCGCGTCGCGCCGATGGAGGTCGGCCTCGACGTGCTCCGCTACGTCGATCCGTCGCTGCCCATCCACGAGGACATGCTGTTCTTCCGGCGCCACGTCTCCGGGCTGAACGTCGCCCGCCTGTGGGTGCGCACGCCCCCGGGGGCGATCACGGATCCGGAGGTGCTGCGCGCGCTCGACGCGTTCACCACGCGGGTGGAGGCGATCCCCGGCGTGTCCTCGGTGGTCGGCCCGACGTCGCTGCTGCGGCTGCGCCGCTACGCGGCGGGCGAGCCGGAGGCGCTCCCGCGCGACCCCGCCGCCTTCGCGGAGGCCGTCGCGGATCTCGAGCAGCTCCTCCTCTCCGAGCCGGAGCTGCGCGCCTTCGTGGACGTCGGGACGCTCGCGAACGCGCAGCTCACCGTGGTGTTCGAGCGAGGCGACGGGCCCGGGGTGGCGGCGCTCGCCCGGGCCGCGCGCGAGGCGTGGGACCGGACGGCCGCGGAGGCCCCCGCGCTGCGCGGCGCCGAGCTGCGCGTCGCCGGGGAGTCGATCCTCGCCGGCAAGGTGGGCGCGAGCCTCGTCCCCACGCTCACCGAGAGCTTCGCCATCACCGCCGCGCTGGTGTTCGCGGCGTTCCTCCTGGTCTTCCGCTCCGCCTCGGCGCGGCTCCTCGCGATGATCCCGTCGCTCTTCGCGATCCTCGTGACCTTTCTCGCCATGCGCCTCGCCGGCGGGTCGCTCGACGTCGCCACCATCCTCGTCGCCACCACCGTGCTCGGCACCACCGAGAACGACCAGATCCACTTCTTCCATCACCTGCACGAGGGCGAGGGCTCCGGCGGCCTCGACGGCGCGCTCCGCCACACCCTGCGCGTCTCGGGCCGGGCGATCGTCTTCGCGACCTTCATCAACGCGGCGGGCTTCCTCGCGCTCGCCCTCTCCGGCTTTCCACCGCTCCGCCAGTTCGGCGTCGTGACGGCGGGCGCCTTCCTGCTCGCCATGATCGCCGACTTCACCGCGCTGCCCGCCGCGCTCTGGATCGCGCGCGGCGAGGCGCCGGCGACGGCGCCCCCACCCGGCCGCGGCGCCTCTCCGCGGCGCTACGGCTGGAGAGCGTAG
- the nrfD gene encoding NrfD/PsrC family molybdoenzyme membrane anchor subunit — translation MPEISGYAFPNDVHVHWSLMIVMYPYITGFVAGAFIVTALYHLFGKKEFEPVARLALATSFCFMAIATFPLNLHLGHPERSLNVIVTPHFSSAMAGFGLLYSAYFVILLLEVWFVYRREIIETARRSRGLKRAFYASLALGTYDTSPEALEIDHRAVKVLSAFGLPAACMLHGYVGFIFGGIKANPWWSTPLMPVIFLLSAAVSGIALLVLLHQVTARLWRRPVERETVQAMARWLWFFLILTVTLELLEIVLLAYENSDAWHIISQLLTTRLEFSFISIQMIVGSLVPFILLAIIVTMNRYLHDRVRNTLAVVASLLLLVQVFAMRWNVVIGGQLLSKSFRGLRSGYQPELFHREGVLVAIGLFVLPFALLWVFDRVLPIEPASAPPEAGRGPAPEQEPARRTA, via the coding sequence ATGCCGGAGATCAGCGGCTACGCGTTCCCCAACGACGTGCACGTCCACTGGAGCCTCATGATCGTGATGTACCCGTACATCACCGGCTTCGTGGCGGGCGCGTTCATCGTCACCGCGCTCTACCACCTGTTCGGCAAGAAGGAGTTCGAGCCGGTCGCGCGGCTCGCCCTGGCGACCTCCTTCTGCTTCATGGCGATCGCGACGTTCCCCCTGAACCTTCACCTCGGCCATCCCGAGCGCTCGTTGAACGTCATCGTGACGCCGCACTTCTCCTCCGCCATGGCCGGCTTCGGCCTGCTCTACTCCGCCTACTTCGTGATCCTGCTCCTCGAGGTGTGGTTCGTGTACCGGCGCGAGATCATCGAGACCGCGCGGCGGAGCCGCGGGCTGAAGCGCGCCTTCTACGCGTCCCTCGCGCTCGGCACCTACGACACCTCGCCCGAGGCGCTCGAGATCGACCACCGCGCGGTGAAGGTGCTCTCCGCCTTCGGCCTGCCCGCCGCCTGCATGCTGCACGGCTACGTCGGCTTCATCTTCGGCGGCATCAAGGCGAACCCCTGGTGGTCCACGCCCCTCATGCCGGTCATCTTCCTGCTCTCGGCGGCGGTGTCGGGGATCGCGCTGCTCGTGCTCCTCCACCAGGTGACGGCCAGGCTGTGGCGCCGCCCCGTCGAGCGGGAGACGGTGCAGGCGATGGCGAGGTGGCTGTGGTTCTTCCTCATCCTCACCGTCACGCTGGAGCTGCTCGAGATCGTGCTCCTCGCCTACGAGAACTCCGACGCGTGGCACATCATCTCGCAGCTCCTCACCACCCGCCTCGAGTTCTCCTTCATCTCGATCCAGATGATCGTGGGGAGCCTCGTCCCCTTCATCCTCCTGGCGATCATCGTGACGATGAACCGCTACCTGCACGATCGCGTGCGGAACACGCTCGCGGTGGTCGCCTCGCTGCTGCTCCTCGTGCAGGTCTTCGCGATGCGCTGGAACGTCGTGATCGGCGGGCAGCTGCTGTCGAAGTCCTTCCGCGGCCTGCGCTCCGGCTACCAGCCGGAGCTGTTCCACCGCGAGGGCGTCCTCGTCGCCATCGGGCTGTTCGTCCTGCCGTTCGCGCTCCTCTGGGTGTTCGACCGGGTGCTCCCCATCGAGCCCGCCTCGGCGCCCCCCGAGGCCGGGCGGGGGCCCGCTCCCGAGCAGGAGCCGGCGCGCCGCACCGCGTGA
- a CDS encoding EamA family transporter codes for MPWRVAAVVLVAALLHAAWNAVLRRSRDRALETVRVAAGAGIVSAAGLLALPAPAPASWPFIAASALIHTAYFALLAAAYRGAFAPAYTVMRGAAPVLVALATSTLGVDALSGSSWAGIALVCVGVAGLGAPLVHGGVPGRAFLVALANACVIAAYTLVDGTGVRRAAHPASYTLWIFALDAVPLVAWALGARGASALLGGLADAGRALATGALTTGAYALVLWAMTRAPVAAVAAMRETAIVFAWLIGACTLRERPTARTLAAAALVAAGAALVKL; via the coding sequence GTGCCCTGGCGCGTCGCTGCGGTCGTGCTGGTGGCGGCGCTGCTGCACGCGGCCTGGAACGCCGTGCTCCGGCGGTCGCGGGATCGGGCGCTCGAGACGGTCCGCGTGGCCGCCGGCGCCGGGATCGTCTCCGCCGCCGGACTCCTGGCGCTGCCCGCGCCCGCTCCGGCGAGCTGGCCCTTCATCGCGGCGTCGGCGCTGATCCACACCGCCTACTTCGCGCTGCTCGCCGCCGCCTATCGCGGCGCGTTCGCGCCGGCGTACACGGTGATGCGGGGCGCCGCGCCGGTGCTCGTCGCGCTCGCCACGTCGACGCTGGGCGTGGACGCGCTGTCCGGTTCCTCCTGGGCCGGGATCGCGCTCGTGTGCGTCGGCGTCGCCGGCCTGGGCGCTCCGCTGGTGCACGGGGGCGTGCCCGGGCGGGCGTTCCTGGTGGCGCTGGCCAACGCGTGCGTCATCGCGGCCTACACGCTCGTGGACGGCACGGGCGTGCGCCGCGCCGCCCACCCCGCGAGCTACACGCTCTGGATCTTCGCCCTCGACGCGGTCCCGCTCGTCGCGTGGGCGCTCGGGGCGCGCGGGGCCTCCGCCCTGCTCGGAGGGCTCGCCGACGCCGGCCGCGCGCTGGCGACCGGCGCGCTCACCACGGGCGCGTACGCGCTGGTGCTGTGGGCGATGACGCGCGCGCCCGTCGCAGCCGTGGCGGCGATGCGCGAGACCGCCATCGTCTTCGCGTGGCTGATCGGCGCCTGCACTCTCCGGGAGCGGCCCACGGCGCGGACCCTCGCCGCCGCCGCGCTGGTCGCGGCAGGCGCAGCGCTGGTGAAGCTGTGA
- a CDS encoding endonuclease/exonuclease/phosphatase family protein, with translation MHVRIALPVLAAAGALLACGPAASDSTAPQAASAAISGAAVARGNAGGNKTVTVMDQNLYVGTDVEAFLSAPPELLPVLAAQAWATLQLTDFPERAEAIADQVAATRPVAIGLQEAALWRTESPPDAYLGAPPDAQEVAYDFLAILLAALADRGLRYDLAAVVENADLELTVPVSLEPLELLDLRITDRDAILVRRDVQWSNASAGHFDATVPIVIGDPAAPVLAFDYVRGWTGVDVKYEGEWFRFLNTHLEAFVPAVRLAQAGELVDLVEASPLPVVAVGDFNAQPGSAPYVELTSVLADAWVESGAEGPGYTCCSNDPLLRDTASPPFDERIDLVLFTPPFVALDATVVGDEPADLTATGMWPSDHAGVVAKLRYVEPRFYALQP, from the coding sequence ATGCACGTCCGGATCGCTCTGCCCGTCCTCGCCGCCGCCGGCGCGCTGCTCGCCTGCGGCCCGGCAGCCTCGGACTCCACGGCGCCGCAGGCGGCGTCCGCCGCGATCAGCGGGGCCGCGGTCGCGCGGGGGAACGCCGGTGGGAACAAGACCGTGACGGTGATGGACCAGAATCTGTACGTCGGCACCGACGTCGAGGCGTTCCTCTCGGCGCCGCCCGAGCTCCTCCCGGTGCTCGCGGCGCAGGCGTGGGCGACGCTCCAGCTGACCGACTTCCCCGAGCGCGCGGAGGCGATCGCCGATCAGGTCGCGGCGACCCGGCCGGTGGCGATCGGGCTGCAGGAGGCGGCGCTCTGGCGCACGGAGTCGCCCCCGGACGCCTATCTCGGCGCGCCGCCCGACGCGCAGGAGGTGGCGTACGACTTCCTCGCGATCCTGCTCGCCGCGCTGGCCGACCGAGGGCTGCGCTACGACCTCGCCGCGGTCGTCGAGAACGCCGACCTCGAGCTGACGGTCCCGGTGTCCCTCGAGCCGCTCGAGCTGCTCGACCTCCGCATCACGGACCGGGACGCGATCCTGGTGCGCCGCGACGTGCAGTGGTCGAACGCCAGCGCCGGCCACTTCGACGCGACGGTGCCCATCGTCATCGGCGACCCGGCGGCGCCGGTGCTCGCGTTCGACTACGTGCGCGGCTGGACGGGCGTGGACGTGAAGTACGAGGGCGAGTGGTTCCGGTTCCTCAACACGCACCTCGAGGCGTTCGTGCCCGCGGTTCGCCTCGCCCAGGCCGGAGAGCTCGTGGACCTCGTCGAGGCCTCGCCGCTCCCCGTCGTCGCGGTCGGCGACTTCAACGCGCAGCCCGGCTCGGCGCCGTACGTGGAGCTCACCTCGGTGCTCGCGGACGCGTGGGTGGAGTCCGGCGCCGAGGGCCCGGGGTACACCTGCTGCTCGAACGACCCGCTCCTCAGGGACACCGCCTCTCCGCCGTTCGACGAGCGCATCGACCTCGTCCTGTTCACGCCTCCGTTCGTGGCCCTGGACGCGACCGTCGTGGGCGACGAGCCCGCCGATCTCACCGCCACGGGCATGTGGCCGTCGGATCACGCCGGCGTCGTCGCGAAGCTGCGCTACGTCGAGCCGCGGTTCTACGCTCTCCAGCCGTAG